The stretch of DNA GCCGCCGTAGCCGGAGCCGAAGGACCAGATCTCGTTGGTCTCCGGGAAGTGGGTGATGTACTTCTCGTCGTTACAGGGCCAGGCGGTGTCCTTCTCGTGCTCGGCCAGCGGCGCGCCCACGGAGTGCACGGCCGGGACCCAGGGACGACCCTCGGCGATGAGGTCCATGGCGGCCGAACCCATACGGGTCATGATCCGCATGTTGACCACCACGTAGGGGGAGTCGGTCAGCTCGATGCCGAGCTGGGAGATGGGGCCTCCCAGGGGGCCCATGGAGAAGGGGATGACGTAGAGGGTCCGGCCGCGCATGGCGCCGTCGAACTTCTCGTGGAGGATCTTCTTCATCTCGACCGGGTCGTACCAGTTGTTGGTCGGGCCGGCGTCCTCCTCCTTCTCGGAGCAGATGAAAGTCCTGGACTCTACGCGGGCGACGTCGCTGGGCAGGGAGCGCGCGAGGAAGGAGTTGGGGCGCTTGTCGGGGTTGAGGCGGGTGAACATGCCCGACTCGACCATCTCAGTGGTCAGGCGGTCCCACTCCTCCTGCGATCCGTCCGCGAAGTAGACGTTCTCGGGCTTGGCCAGCTCGGCGATACGCGTGACGAATTCGATGACATCCTCAGGGGCGTTAGCCGGCGCAGCAGCGCGGACGTCCTTCTCAGACACAGTCATGCGAGTCCCTTCCTTGGGTGTGTTGATCCGGTGAGCGCGCCGTTGCCGACCCGCTCGGTCGAGGGCAATACTCCCCCACCTGGAGCCCGAGGTCACATCGCCGAAGGTCCCAACTCGGCCACTTCGCCCGGCCAGAGCGGCATGTGATCGGCCACATTCGGGAGGATGACGGCTTTTAGCACCTTTAAAACGGCACCGTTCCGCCCTCAGTGAAGGTCCAGTGCGAGCGTGTAGCGTGCCCGCATGCCCGCCGCGCCATCTTCCGCGTCCCGTCCAGCGAGCCCCTTCGTGCGCCCTCGACTCCGTCCGCTGATGCGCCCGATCCTGGTGGCCGCCTCCTGCCTGGCGCTGACCGCCTGCACCGCCCACATGGACATGACCATCAGCTCCCGGGGCAGTTACGACGTCGCCCTGGAGATACGGGACACGACCGGCACCGTCTTCCCCCAGGGCAAGACCCCCGACTGCTCCGCCTACTCCGACCCCACCACCCTGGGCGTGCCCGCGGGCACCACGATCAAGGCCGATCCTCTCACCGGCGACGACGGCCCCGGCTGCCAGGTGAGCATCAGCGGGGTCAAGGTCCCCCAGGCCTCGCAGGCCGAGCCGAACACCATCGTCATGCGCGACGGCGACGTCTACAAGGTGACGATCCAGCCCCTCGCCCCCGATCCCTCTCAGGACTCGAGCGGAGCCGACGGCGCAGCGGGCACCGCACCGGAGGCGTCCGTCGCCCCGTCAGGCGCCCAGGGCGAGCCCCAGTCGGACAGCACGTCCTTCAAGGGCGTCGTCGACACCAAGGTCTCGGTCACCTTCCCCGGTGCGGTGACGCAGTCCGGCGGGGGGAAGGTCTCAGGCACCACGGTCACCTGGGACGACCCCGACACGGTGGCCAAGGGCGTCAGCGCCTCGGGCTACGCCCAGGACTCCCGGGGCGTGTCCTGGTGGACCCGATCCGGCACCTGGCTGACCAGCGGCCTGGTGCTGCTCGGGGGCATTCTGACGGTAGCCGTCCTGCGGCGGCGAGCATGGCTGACGGCACGACGCAGGCCGTGGAGGCGAGGCTCGCGCGAGAAGTAGCCACCTGTCGACGCCGAGGCGACAAACACCGCCTCCTCCGTCTGGACGGCCCTGCCGCCTCGGCGGCGAGCCGCTCGGCGCACCCGTACGTCCGTACGGGCCCGTGCACAGCGGATCCGGCGGTTGCTCCCGTGCCGCAATGCTCCCGATTTAGACTCGACGCATGAATCATGCCTCCCGCACTGTTCCACGGCCTGTGGTCGCGACGGTTCTGGCCGGTCTCACGCTGCTCCTGGCCGGCTGCGGAGTCCGCTACGACTTCGTCATCCACAAGAACGAGACCGTCGACCTGACCTACATCATGTGGGACTCCTCCAACCTGCGGCTCATCAACAATGAGAACTGCAGTGAGAAGGAGCTGGGGAAGTCAAGCCCTCTCCCCGACGGCGTCGAGGCGACCTACACCTTCACGTCCCACAACAACTACCCGGCCTGCCAGGTCACCGCCAAAGCGGTCCCGCTCAGCAAGCTGCAGACCGACACGTGGACGATCAAGCACGAGGGCGGGCAGTACGTCTTCGATCTGTCCCCTGACTCGTTGAGCACGCTCAGCTCGAAGAACCCGCAACTGTCGAATCAGGACATCGCCGGACGCACCAAGGTCTCCGTGTCGGTGACCTTCCCCGGTGAGGTGACGAAGTCCAACGGCAGAAACGACGGAAACAAAGTCACCTGGGACAACGCCCTGGAGAGCTCCGACGGCCTTCACGCCGAGGGCGAGGACGGCCAGTTCCACCTGCGCTGGTGGATGATCGTCTTGGCCGTCAGCGTCGTTCTCCTCATTGTCGCGGGTGTCGTGCTCTACCTCCTGAGGGTTCGTCGCGCCCAGCAGATGGTTCCCGTCGCCCCGTACGGGGAGGTCCCCCAGCACGTCGGAGCCGCCGGCTTCACTCCACCGGACGTCTACATCAGCGGCCCCTACCAGTCGCCTCTGCCCGGCGTCCAGCAGCCGACGTCGGGGCCCACCCAGACCTACCCTGTTGCCGATCTTCAGGCCGGCTACTCCCCGTACATCGATCCGGGCGCAGGTGCCGGCACCTTCCCACCTCAGGACCCCGGCTATGCTGCCTACCCGGCCGGCGCCAACATCTACGGGGCCCAGGACGGCAATGGGATCTACTCCCCCGGGACGGGGCACGCGCAGATGCCCTATCAGGAGGGCAACGGGTACGCGGGCTTCCACCCCCCGCAGGAGGGGAGCGGCGATCAGTACTACCCGCCGTACCAGGGCGGGTAGTACGGGTAGTACTGCCACTTAGTACGGGTAGTACTGCCACTCGAATAACCGACCGGCAGACGAGGCGACGGCTAGGGTGTCACCATGAACTGCGCCCTCGCCATCAAGAGCATCCGCACAACGCTGGCTGCGCTGGCCGTCCTCGCCTTTGTCGCCGCCATGGCCCTGATCACTCCCCCGGGACAGGCGGCCGACGAGCTGAATGTCACCATCGACATGAAGGTGACTGTGAAGAGCGATGACACTTTTGAGGCGTCTTTCGTCATCACCGACCGGACGGACTACAGCTGGGCTCCCCCCATCAACGAGGAAAACTGCACCCTGGACTACTTCCTCGTAGAACCGAATATCTTTGCCAATGCTGAGCCGAAATTCGATGACGGGAAGGACAAACGAGTCTGCACCATCACGAAGAAGGGAAATATCTCCGAGACCAACGGCGCGATCAGTCACAGCAACGGCGAGTACGCCATCGATACCACCAGCCTGAACGAGCGCAAGACACCGTCCCCGAAGCTGCAGCAGTTCTACGCGGCCACTTTCCCGGGCGAGGTGACCCAGAGCGAGGGCGGCAAGGTCGAGGGCAACACCGTCAGCTTCACCGAATTCACGGGCCGCGTGGTCAAGGGCAAGGACCGTCCCGCCTCCGAGATCACGATCAGCAAGGTCCTTCCCTGGATCATCGGTGGCGTCGGCGCACTCGTGGCGGCCGGGCTCATCGTGACAGCGGTCATTGTCCGACGTCGCCAGCGAAGCGGGCAGGGTGCACCAGGGCCTGGTGCGCAGGCCGTCCCCACCCAGGGCCCTGTGCCGCAACAGCCCTACCTCGGCCAGCCAGCACCTCAGCAGTACCCCATGCAGCCGACGCCGTCTCACTCCCCCTCCGGGACCGGCAACGGCACCTACCCGCCCTTGCCCGCACAGGCGCCCCAGCAGCACGGCCAGTGGTCCCCGCCGCCGCAGCCTCAGTGACAGCCCGGCGGGGAGCGGTCCCCACGAATATCTGGTTACAACCAAGCATCGGAACCGCTACTGTGGGCCCATGACACCTGCCGCCGCTCGCCGCATCCCCGCGCCCTTTTCCGCGTTGACAGCTCTTGTCGTCCTTGTTGTGTCCGCCGCCCTGGCCCTGGCTGGGGCACCCGGGCACGCCGCTCCTCAAGCCGATCTGGACTTCAAGATCACCATGGACGTCGACCTCGTCATCAAGTCCAACGACTCGTTCACCATCAAGATGGAGATGGTCGACTCCTCAACCGGCGTCGAGGCCATCTCCGAAGACGCCTGCACCGCAGAGAGCTTCAACAGCCTCAGCTCCGGCGACTACTACAAGAACGCCAAGTTCACCTTCAAGGATGAAGGCGACACCCGCACCTGCACCATCGAGGGATCCGGCAAGATCGCTGACGCCAAGGGAATCACCCACAAGAACGGTGAGTACATCGTCGACGCCACGTCCGGCGGCTCTGCCAGCGCCGACTCGGTGCCGGGCCTCGAGCTCAACTACTCAGTCACCTTCCCCGGCAAAGTCACCGAGGCCGACGGCGGCAAGGTCGACGGCAACAAGGTCACCTTCACCGACTCGATGAACCACAAGGTGAAGGGCAAGGACGGCTCCATCCCCATGTGGGTCTGGATTCTTGTCGGCGTCGGCGTCCTGGCCGTGGTCGCTGGAGGCGTTGCCGCCTTCGTCATCACCCGGAAGAAGAAGAACCAGGCCCAGGCCTCCCCCTACGCCGCTCCCGGTCAGGGCTACGACCCCAACCAGCCCTTCCCGGCTCAGCCGGGTCAGCAGCCGGGCTACGGCGCCGCTCCCCAGGGCTCCGGGCAGCCGGGCTACGGCGCTCAACCCGACAGCAGCCAGGCCTACGGCGCTCAACCCGACAGCAGCCAGGCCTACGGCGGCCAACCCGGTACCCAGCCCGGCTACGGAGCCCCTCAGGCCCAACCCGGGCAGCCCGGCTACGGCCCTCAGCCCGGCCAGCCCGGACAGCCCGGACAAGGCACCTACTGACATCTGCCCCACATCACTCGTGGCCCCGGAGTTACGCGACTCCGGGGCCACGGCCCTTTTTCGACCGCCGCCGGCCCTCCGCACTCATCCCGGGTCATCCCGGCCGATCTTCACCATCCGTTCAGCCCTCTTACCTCCGACGATCGTCTAGGGTGAGGCTCATGGCAGCAACCACTCCCCTGCGCCTTACCCTGCGCACACTGACATTCCTCCCACTTCTCGCATCCCTCGCGCTCGCCTCCTCCGCGGGCAACGCATTGACGCCCACCGCCACAAGTCGGGACAGCCGAGGCTCCTACACCGTTGACGTCACGATCAACAAGGACGATACCTACGACTACAAGGTGGCCGTCGCGCGAGACAAGAAGAATTCTTCGGCATCATCAGACGATCTCAAAGAGAGCTGCGAAGAGTCGACGGGGTCGGGGGCCTTGGAGAACGCCAAGGCGACCTACTCCGAGCCCGGAGGGCGTCCCACCTGCACCTTCAGCGGGAAGGACAAGATCTCCGAGAGCAATGACCTCATCGAGCACGTGGGAGACGAGTACGTCTTCGACACCGGGAACGGGGGACTGTCCAGTGCCGACAGCGACCTGGATTTCTCCCTGTCGGTCACCTTCCCCGGAAAAGTCACCAACTCCGACGGCGGCAAGATCGACGGAACCACCGTCACCTTCGATGAGGCCGGTGAGTACCGGGTGACCGGCAAGGACACCCCCGCCTTCCCGTGGGTCTGGGTGATCATCGGAGTGCTGGTGGTCGCAGCCGCCGGAGGCGGCGCCTTCTGGTACCTGAACAATCGTAAGAAGGGGACTCAGCAGCAGGCGTACCAGGCTTCCCCAGCCGGAGCCGTAGGATACGCACCCGGACAGCCTCAGTCCCCTGTTCCCGGTCAGGCGCAAGCACCCGGTTCGGTCCCCCCGCCGGCCTCAGGCGCGGCCGGTCCGGGCTACGGGCAGCAGGAACACGGCGGTGCCGTGGCCCCCGGCCCCGTTCCCCCTCCTCCTGGCGGACAGCCCGACTCACCGGCCTCCCACTGAGGCCGACCGCGGCGGCCCTGAGCTCATGTTAGACATGTGATGTGCTCAGGGCCGCCGACGCCGTTCAACGGAATCGGATGCCCTTCTTCTCGTCCACGCAGCTCTAAGGCGGCACATGCACCACCCCGCTCTTCGACATGCTCCGGCAACACCCCTGACCGCCCTTCTCTGTCTCGTCACCGTCGTCCTCACGGCGGGGGCTGCTCCCGCGAACGCCGCCGCCCCCTTGGCGAGTACTAACGAGGAGAAGGTCACCATCGAGATCGATATCAAATCGGATGATGAGGTGACGACGACCTTCCTCGCCACCGCGCCGTCCGATGGCGAGCAGACGCTCAAGGACTTCTGCACCGAGGAGAACTTCTCAACCGACACGGCGACACCGAAGGTGACCTTCTCCTCCAAGAACGGGACTCCCACCTGTACAGCCGTCATCACCGGGTCGGTGTCCGAGAACGAGTATGTGACACATGACGGAGACGAATACGTCGTCGACACCGCGGTGGCCTCGGCATCTGAGGAGGACAAGGAGAGCTCGCTGACGCTCTCGGTCGTCTTCCCCGGGAAGGTCACGGATGCCGGTGGCGGCACGATAGAGGGGGAGCACAAGAACAAGGTCTCGTTCGACTCCTTCTACGACAATAAGGCCCGCGGTCGAGACACTGCCGAGGCGGCGGTCAAGGAGTCCTCCGGGAACGCCGGGTTATGGATCATCATCATTCTGATGCTCATGGTGGTGGCCGCCAGCGGAGTCATCGCTCTCATCTCCAACAGCGCCAGGAAGAACCGGGAGCAGAAGTACCTCGCCGCTCTGGAGCAGCAGTCGTTCAACGCAGCGGCGGCCGCACCGATGTACCAGCCTCTCCCCTACACCTCACCGACCCCTCCCGTAGGCGGTCCGCCC from Actinomyces sp. Marseille-P3109 encodes:
- a CDS encoding translation initiation factor 2, translated to MRPILVAASCLALTACTAHMDMTISSRGSYDVALEIRDTTGTVFPQGKTPDCSAYSDPTTLGVPAGTTIKADPLTGDDGPGCQVSISGVKVPQASQAEPNTIVMRDGDVYKVTIQPLAPDPSQDSSGADGAAGTAPEASVAPSGAQGEPQSDSTSFKGVVDTKVSVTFPGAVTQSGGGKVSGTTVTWDDPDTVAKGVSASGYAQDSRGVSWWTRSGTWLTSGLVLLGGILTVAVLRRRAWLTARRRPWRRGSREK
- a CDS encoding LppM family (lipo)protein; amino-acid sequence: MNHASRTVPRPVVATVLAGLTLLLAGCGVRYDFVIHKNETVDLTYIMWDSSNLRLINNENCSEKELGKSSPLPDGVEATYTFTSHNNYPACQVTAKAVPLSKLQTDTWTIKHEGGQYVFDLSPDSLSTLSSKNPQLSNQDIAGRTKVSVSVTFPGEVTKSNGRNDGNKVTWDNALESSDGLHAEGEDGQFHLRWWMIVLAVSVVLLIVAGVVLYLLRVRRAQQMVPVAPYGEVPQHVGAAGFTPPDVYISGPYQSPLPGVQQPTSGPTQTYPVADLQAGYSPYIDPGAGAGTFPPQDPGYAAYPAGANIYGAQDGNGIYSPGTGHAQMPYQEGNGYAGFHPPQEGSGDQYYPPYQGG
- a CDS encoding LppM family (lipo)protein, which gives rise to MTPAAARRIPAPFSALTALVVLVVSAALALAGAPGHAAPQADLDFKITMDVDLVIKSNDSFTIKMEMVDSSTGVEAISEDACTAESFNSLSSGDYYKNAKFTFKDEGDTRTCTIEGSGKIADAKGITHKNGEYIVDATSGGSASADSVPGLELNYSVTFPGKVTEADGGKVDGNKVTFTDSMNHKVKGKDGSIPMWVWILVGVGVLAVVAGGVAAFVITRKKKNQAQASPYAAPGQGYDPNQPFPAQPGQQPGYGAAPQGSGQPGYGAQPDSSQAYGAQPDSSQAYGGQPGTQPGYGAPQAQPGQPGYGPQPGQPGQPGQGTY
- a CDS encoding LppM family (lipo)protein; the protein is MAATTPLRLTLRTLTFLPLLASLALASSAGNALTPTATSRDSRGSYTVDVTINKDDTYDYKVAVARDKKNSSASSDDLKESCEESTGSGALENAKATYSEPGGRPTCTFSGKDKISESNDLIEHVGDEYVFDTGNGGLSSADSDLDFSLSVTFPGKVTNSDGGKIDGTTVTFDEAGEYRVTGKDTPAFPWVWVIIGVLVVAAAGGGAFWYLNNRKKGTQQQAYQASPAGAVGYAPGQPQSPVPGQAQAPGSVPPPASGAAGPGYGQQEHGGAVAPGPVPPPPGGQPDSPASH
- a CDS encoding LppM family (lipo)protein, which produces MHHPALRHAPATPLTALLCLVTVVLTAGAAPANAAAPLASTNEEKVTIEIDIKSDDEVTTTFLATAPSDGEQTLKDFCTEENFSTDTATPKVTFSSKNGTPTCTAVITGSVSENEYVTHDGDEYVVDTAVASASEEDKESSLTLSVVFPGKVTDAGGGTIEGEHKNKVSFDSFYDNKARGRDTAEAAVKESSGNAGLWIIIILMLMVVAASGVIALISNSARKNREQKYLAALEQQSFNAAAAAPMYQPLPYTSPTPPVGGPPQPQVYYPQAPQQSGYPPSQMPPVGQAGYLGAPQPYQQPPGSPPPGAGGPYPPPGQGIYGGG